One Cetobacterium sp. ZOR0034 genomic window carries:
- a CDS encoding restriction endonuclease subunit S: MVENKVNNRFYMEEICLNITDGKHGNCKDEPNSGYFFISVKDINNGKINYDNARQITENDFLEVDKRTKLEDEDILITNSGTIGKMVFIKNNKKVRKTTFQKSVAIIKPNKDKVNSKYLYYVLSSKVNKLINLSGGSVQKNLLLKDLRKLEIDLPPLETQEKITSILSALDDKIEINNEMNKTLEEMAQTL, from the coding sequence ATGGTGGAGAATAAAGTAAATAATAGATTTTATATGGAAGAAATTTGTTTAAATATAACAGATGGGAAACATGGAAATTGTAAAGATGAACCTAATTCAGGTTATTTTTTTATCAGTGTGAAAGATATAAATAATGGAAAAATTAATTATGATAATGCTCGTCAAATTACAGAAAATGATTTTTTAGAAGTAGATAAAAGAACTAAGTTAGAAGATGAAGATATTTTGATAACTAATAGTGGAACTATTGGTAAAATGGTTTTTATAAAAAATAATAAAAAAGTTAGAAAAACGACATTTCAAAAAAGTGTAGCTATTATTAAACCAAATAAAGATAAAGTGAATTCTAAATATTTGTATTATGTGTTGAGTTCTAAAGTTAATAAATTAATAAACCTTTCAGGAGGTTCTGTTCAAAAAAATCTTTTATTAAAAGATTTAAGGAAATTAGAAATTGATTTACCACCACTAGAAACCCAAGAAAAGATAACCTCAATATTATCAGCTCTTGATGATAAAATAGAAATCAATAATGAAATGAATAAAACTCTTGAAGAGATGGCACAAACTCTT